One region of Rhizoctonia solani chromosome 9, complete sequence genomic DNA includes:
- a CDS encoding CHAT domain protein, whose amino-acid sequence MSLVADYAIPEATNRPTVPEPGDKATCKDLLTTDSILDHQSTKAIDHPQNGGAGSKEVDSKGAASTLNNLNTANECKDVGLPVIPVGENDESPQPNENSKEEAFLKTMLNYFSHDANMNIQLLSQLLLLIPDNRPDKPSQLNNLAIAYQDRFSRSGEIKDIEASIGCLNNVLKLLPHGHLGYPTSANNLEKPSWLNNIGNTYQRRFERLDGLEDLKKAIDSKSQAVELTPDDHPRKPTFLCNLGSILKSRFERLGNIADIDRAIEYQTQAVNLTPDSNEDKALFLNNLGISFQRRSEHLGKAEDLENAIACQVKVISLTSEDHADRLVWLSNLGILYQLRYTAIGNVEDLSRGINHQIEALSLCPDNHYRRPSIDLNLGNSLYRRFTRFGAIADIDKAIEHLNLAVSTLPRGHSDLPIWINNLGGFYTSRFTLFGESSDLRRARDCSIHALSLIPDDHPQKPQVLRHLAHTYQAEENPLLIDLAIGCLTRAISLIPDSHISRPSYIQHLGSAHYARYKTSEEVNDLDEAIRHQASSLGLVSDTFADKAWWFINLGRSYHCRFDISGNLDDLNNSIAQYNAVILSTPDDNSYRSESYYYLACAYEARSIKCNNQDDLTASIELYQQAAYPATQGWASYITFLAARKWAKLSSLHKLPIAQVAYGRAMGLIPQLLWVGTTITQRYGYLRTMGDLALEAVSHAISLRSFDLALEWLEQGRSIVWNQILQLRTPFNTLKSLDAELANELQIIGNYLESAGSRSTILVSSVGEMLDYKQDAHRHRELASKWDQLITRTRSIPGFEDFLRPKSKAMLMDAAKSGPVVIINVGETQGDALFLSPNSSEIRHLPLAGISRSKAVSLRSQFYPLLQDYALLSRGARGIKRAAEVVGPILNFLGVKEIIPDRELPHITWCTTGELAGFPLHAAGLYDGTHPDAFDLVVSSYTPTISALLTSSTDSSRVTSGILGVGQENTPGFSRISNTIVELANIREKSQGVSIPYLELKDDKATIDAVLSGMEQCDWVHFACHASQKVDDPTNSAFHLYDGSLKLFEITQRAFKNKGLAFLSACQTATGAADLPDEAVHLAAGLLIAGYSGVIATLWSVYDEDAPEVSRDVYTSLLTRGVLDHLQASRALHGAVLKLRAKVGCKNFERWASFVHFGV is encoded by the exons ATGTCATTGGTGGCGGACTATGCTATTCCCGAAGCTACGAATAGACCAACGGTGCCTGAACCCGGTGACAAGGCCACTTGCAAAGATCTCCTAACTACAGATTCTATACTTGATCATCAAtcaacaaaggcaattgacCATCCACAAAACGGTGGCGCTGGTTCCAAAGAAGTCGACTCCAAAGGCGCAGCTTCTACTCTCAACAATCTTAATACAGCCAATGAGTGCAAAGACGTGGGGCTACCAGTTATACCAGTAGGGGAAAATGATGAGAG CCCGCAACCCAATGAGAACTCAAAGGAAGAAGCGTTTCTGAAGACTATGCTCAACTATTTCTCTCATGATGCAAACATGAATATTCAGCTTCTGAGCCAACTACTGTTGCTTATACCAGATAACCGCCCGGACAAACCGTCCCAGCTTAATAACCTTGCAATAGCCTATCAGGATCGGTTCTCACGCTCTGGCGAAATCAAAGACATCGAAGCATCGATTGGTTGTCTGAACAATGTTCTCAAACTTCTCCCTCACGGTCACCTGGGATATCCAACGAGTGCAAATAACCTTG AGAAGCCTTCTTGGTTAAATAATATTGGTAACACATACCAACGGCGGTTTGAACGACTAGACGGCCTAGAGGATTTGAAAAAGGCAATCGATTCCAAATCTCAAGCCGTAGAACTTACTCCGGACGATCACCCCCGCAAGCCAACTTTCCTTTGTAACTTGGGGAGCATCTTGAAAAGTAGATTTGAACGCTTGGGTAACATAGCGGACATCGATCGAGCGATTGAATACCAAACTCAGGCTGTTAACCTCACACCAGACAGCAACGAGGACAAAGCACTCTTCTTGAATAACTTGGGGATTTCCTTTCAGCGCCGCTCTGAGCATCTAGGAAAGGCTGAAGATCTAGAGAATGCGATTGCATGCCAGGTCAAGGTAATCTCACTGACCTCTGAGGACCATGCAGATAGATTAGTATGGCTGAGTAATCTTGGAATTTTATATCAACTTCGATATACGGCCATAGGCAACGTTGAAGACTTGTCACGCGGAATCAATCACCAGATCGAGGCTCTATCACTTTGCCCTGATAATCATTATAGACGACCGTCAATCGACTTGAACCTCGGAAACTCGTTGTATCGTCGATTCACACGGTTTGGTGCGATCGCTGATATTGACAAGGCAATCGAGCACCTGAATCTAGCGGTATCAACACTCCCTCGAGGACACTCCGATCTGCCGATCTGGATAAACAACCTTGGAGGCTTTTATACTAGTCGATTTACGTTATTCGGAGAGAGCTCAGATCTCAGGAGAGCGAGAGACTGCTCTATTCATGCTCTATCATTGATCCCAGACGATCATCCGCAGAAACCCCAAGTATTGAGACATCTGGCGCACACATACCAAGCCGAAGAAAATCCGTTATTAATTGACTTAGCAATTGGATGCCTTACAAGAGCAATTTCCCTGATTCCCGATAGCCACATATCTCGGCCCAGTTACATCCAGCATTTGGGAAGTGCACACTACGCGCGCTACAAAACCTCTGAAGAGGTCAATGACCTCGACGAGGCAATCCGACaccaagcttcttctcttGGGCTTGTGTCGGATACATTTGCCGATAAAGCATGGTGGTTCATCAACCTTGGCAGATCATATCATTGCAGATTCGATATCAGCGGCAACCTTGACGACCTAAATAACTCAATAGCGCAATACAACGCGGTCATTTTGAGTACTCCAGATGATAACTCTTATCGTTCAGAGTCATATTATTACCTTGCGTGCGCTTATGAAGCTCGTTCAATCAAGTGCAATAACCAAGACGATCTCACCGCTTCCATCGAGCTCTATCAGCAAGCAGCATACCCGGCTACTCAAGGGTGGGCCTCGTATATCACTTTCTTAGCTGCTCGTAAATGGGCCAAACTATCATCGTTACACAAGCTCCCCATCGCACAGGTCGCATATGGGCGGGCTATGGGGCTGATACCTCAACTTCTCTGGGTTGGAACCACTATTACACAGCGTTATGGGTACCTCAGGACGATGGGGGACTTGGCTTTAGAAGCGGTGTCTCATGCTATATCACTGAGATCATTCGATTTGGCACTTGAGTGGCTTGAGCAAGGGCGGTCGATTGTCTGGAATCAAATACTTCAACTTCGAACCCCTTTTAATACATTGAAATCTCTTGATGCGGAGCTTGCCAATGAGCTTCAGATTATTGGTAATTACCTTGAAAGTGCAGGTTCTAGAAGTACCATTCTCGTATCTTCCGTAGGAGAAATGCTTGATTATAAGCAAGACGCACATCGCCATCGTGAACTCGCGTCCAAATGGGATCAACTCATAACCCGAACTCGTAGCATTCCCGGGTTTGAAGACTTTCTGCGTCCCAAGTCCAAAGCAATGCTAATGGATGCGGCCAAAAGTGGGCCGGTCGTCATCATCAACGTTGGCGAAACCCAAGGGGACGCACTTTTTCTTAGTCCGAACAGTAGTGAAATCAGGCATTTACCGCTAGCAGGGATATCTCGGTCAAAGGCGGTGTCCCTCCGCTCACAATTCTATCCGTTACTTCAAGATTATGCTCTACTATCCCGAGGAGCCCGAGGAATCAAACGCGCGG CGGAGGTTGTCGGACCTATATTGAACTTTCTTGGAGTCAAA GAAATAATTCCGGATAGGGAACTACCACACATAACATGGTGCACGACTGGTGAACTTGCCGGCTTTCCGCTTCATGCCGCCGGCTTATACGACGGCACCCATCCTGACGCCTTCGACTTAGTAGTCTCATCGTACACTCCAACAATCAGCGCACTTTTGACATCATCCACCGATTCATCAAGGGTCACATCAGGAATCCTAGGTGTCGGCCAAGAGAATACTCCTGGATTCTCTCGCATATCTAATACAATTGTTGAGCTGGCTAACATCAGGGAGAAGTCTCAGGGTGTTTCGATACCATATCTAGAGCTCAAAGACGATAAAGCGACTATCGATGCTGTTCTTTCTGGGATGGAACAATGTGATTGGGTGCACTTTGCTTGTCATGCCAGCCAGAAAGTGGATGACCCAACGAATAGCGCATTCCATCTATATGATGGTAGCTTGAAGCTTTTCGAAATTACCCAGAGGGCATTCAAAAACAAAGGGCTGGCATTTTTATCAGCATGTCAGACGGCGACTGGTGCAGCTGATCTACCAGATGAAGCAGTTCACTTGGCCGCAGGGCTACTCATCGCAGGTTACTCAGGTGTCATCGCAACCCTGTGGTCGGTTTACGACGAAGATGCCCCAGAAGTATCTCGGGATGTGTACACCAGTCTACTCACTAGGGGTGTATTGGACCATTTACAGGCAAGCAGAGCACTACACGGCGCGGTGCTAAAGCTACGCGCGAAGGTTGGGTGCAAGAATTTTGAGAGATGGGCGTCCTTTGTACATTTCGGTGTATGA
- a CDS encoding AAA family ATPase has translation MQNSWNAQRKSRIDLNGDIPSPSASPCAPTPTAAVTPDEPPAPKRKSRSTHGTSKRAKASHEPPTTRLSDLGGVTDAVEKLLELVALPVCHPEVYLHTGVQPPRGVLLHGPPGCGKTMLANAIAGELGVPFISVSAPSVVSGMSGESEKTLRDTFDEAKKNAPCLLFIDEIDAITPKRESAQREMERRIVAQFLTCMDDLAWENTDHKPVIVIGATNRPDSLDPALRRAGRFDHEISMGVPDEAGRQQILKTLLDKLRLAGPTEEYTAALARATPGYVGADLASLTSAAGVIAVKRIFKGLLSGAFITGDEPAIAPPQGASDTSQSTLPNNLLEKPDVPVDDIEMIPPDEQAAPSAYDQEQTTTPVTSALTTLLRSTTLTPEQLSKLTISLPDFLAALEITQPSATREGFTTRPDVSWADIGALKGIREELEMAVVWPIRRPELFSDLGVGTGGRGVLLWGPPGCGKTLLAKAVAGESGANFISVKGPELLNKYVGESERAVRQVFTRARASAPCVVFFDELDALVPRRDDSLSESSARVVNTLLTELDGLTARGAVYVVGATNRPDMLDPAMCRPGRLDKLLYVDLPSPAERGEIMRTLIRGVRLGSAPTVSLDSERALIVSTIAQLAIDRCDGYSGADLAALVREAAVGALRSVLLSGQIIKDGPEEPQGENRIAVTSRDFEQALSKLGPSVSAIQRKRYETLRVKFAGGRGGGEVRIRDEGREGEVGVGGESEGKTMK, from the exons ATGCAGAACTCATGGAACGCGCAGAGAAAGTCCCGAATCGATCTTAACGGTGATATACCATCTCCTTCTGCAAGTCCCTGTGCTCCCACCCCGACTGCTGCTGTTACACCTGATGAGCCGCCAGCCCCAAAGCGAAAATCCCGCAGCACGCACGGGACTAGCAAGCGGGCAAAGGCATCTCATGAACCGCCGACAACCAGATTGTCTGATCTCGGAGGAGTCACCGATGCTGTAGAAAAGCTATTAGAGCTTGTCGCACTTCCTGTCTGTCATCCCGAGGTCTACTTGCATACCGGTGTTCAACCCCCGAGAGGTGTCCTGTTACATGGCCCACCTGGCTGTGGGAAGACTATGTTGGCTAATGCGATTGCGGGAGAGCTAGGTGTACCTTTCATAAGTGTCTCTGCACCTTCAGTTGTTTCTGGGATGTCGGGAGAGTCGGAAAAGACGCTACGGGATACGTTTGACGAGGCCAAG AAAAATGCCCCTTGCTTGCTATTCATAGATGAAATTGATGCCATTACGCCAAAGCGAGAAAGCGCTCAACGAGAGATGGAACGTAGGATTGTTGCTCAGTTCTTAACATGTATGGATG ACCTGGCGTGGGAGAATACAGACCACAAGCCGGTTATAGTTATTGGGGCTACGAACCGTCCGGATTCCTTAGACCCAGCACTCCGCCGTGCTGGAAGATTCGATCATGAAATTAGCATGGGTGTCCCTGACGAAGCTGGTCGGCAACA AATATTAAAAACTTTACTTGATAAACTTCGCCTTGCGGGCCCGACCGAGGAATACACAGCCGCATTAGCTCGAGCAACGCCTGGATACGTCGGAGCGGACTTAGCCAGTTTGACAAGTGCGGCTGGAGTTATTGCCGTGAAACGAATATTCAAAGGGCTTCTCAGTGGCGCGTTTATTACTGGGGACGAGCCGGCCATCGCTCCCCCTCAGGGTGCCTCGGACACATCCCAGTCGACGCTTCCCAACAACCTGCTGGAGAAGCCCGATGTACCAGTTGACGATATAGAAATGATTCCGCCGGATGAACAGGCTGCTCCTTCTGCATATGATCAAGAGCAGACCACCACACCTGTGACGTCCGCATTAACGACCCTGCTCCGCTCTACGACCCTTACCCCCGAACAACTTTCAAAATTAACCATCTCTCTACCCGACTTTCTTGCAGCTCTTGAGATCACCCAGCCAAGTGCTACACGAGAGGGATTCACTACTCGCCCAGATGTCAGCTGGGCGGATATTGGTGCACTCAAAGGGATTCGGGAAGAGCTGGAGATGGCGGTTGTATGGCCAATTCGAAG ACCCGAACTATTCAGCGATCTAGGAGTCGGAACGGGTGGGCGGGGTGTATTACTGTGGGGCCCACCTGGGTGCGGTAAGACTCTGTTGGCGAAAGCTGTAGCAGGTGAAAGTGGAGCCAACTTTATCAGCGTCAAGGGTCCTGAACTCTTGAACAAG TACGTGGGTGAGTCCGAAAGAGCCGTGCGACAGGTCTTTACAAGAGCGCGCGCTTCCGCTCCTTGCGTGGTGTTTTTCGATGAGCTTGACGCCCTCGTGCCCAGGAGAGATGACAGTCTG TCCGAATCCTCAGCTAGAGTTGTCAATACACTTCTTACCGAACTGGATGGTTTGACTGCTCGAGGTGCCGTATACGTCGTTGGCGCCACTAATCGACCAGACATGTTAGACCCCGCGATGTGCCGACCTGGCCG CTTAGATAAGCTTCTTTATGTGGACCTTCCAAGTCCGGCCGAACGAGGCGAAATCATGCGAACTTTGATTCGGGGTGTCCGACTTGGCAGTGCGCCTACAGTATCGCTCGACTCTGAGCGAGCATTGATCGTATCAACCATTGCCCAACTCGCGATTGATAGGTGCGACGGGTACAGCGGGGCCGACTTGGCGGCTCTTGTCCGTGAAGCTGCTGTCGGCGCGCTCCGGAGTGTTCTCCTGTCCGGGCAAATCATCAAAGACGGTCCGGAAGAACCACAAGGCGAGAACCGAATTGCGGTTACATCTCGCGATTTCGAACAGGCGTTGTCCAAGTTGGGTCCGTCTGTCAGTGCGATCCAGCGCAAACGATACGAAACCCTGCGAGTTAAATTTGCGGGCggaagaggaggaggggAGGTTAGGATTAGAGACGAAGGGAGGGAGGGCGAGGTTGGGGTTGGAGGGGAGTCGGAAGGAAAGACAATGAAGTAG
- a CDS encoding PHB depolymerase family esterase gives MRPTYHLAACLTLLASVVTTTAAPQNVTHSTIQPVTRANIPRGVLTKITNFGTNPTNVENFVYIPQNLKSKPGLLTAIHYCSGTAQAYYSGTQYKQLADQYGFIVLYPDAPDSGGCWDVHSTQTLTHNAGGDSLGIASGIRYLISQYNVDTNKVFATGSSSGAMMTNVLAGAYPDLIRAGAAFAGVPYGCFAGAGMWNSQCAQGKLIKTAQQWGDQARTGFPGYTGPRPKMQLWHGSADTTLYTQNFYEEIKQWTNVFGVSQNPTSTTQNWPRSGWTRTDYGPNVQAVLASGVTHDLPIQASQVIQWMGLNN, from the exons ATGCGCCCAACATACCATCTAGCTGCTTGCCTTACCCTGTTGGCTAGTGTTGTAACGACCACGGCGGCACCGCAAAACGTTACTCACTCCACAATCCAACCAGTCACGCGTGCCAATATCCCCCGCGGAGTCTTAACCAAG ATTACGAACTTTGGCACTAACCCTACAAACGTAGAAAACTTTGTTTACATTCCCCAAAACCTCAAGTCCAAGCCGGGCCTCCTGACGGCCATTCATTACTGCAGTGGTACAGCCCAAGCCTATTATTCAGGCACTCAGTACAAGCAGCTTGCCGACCAATATGGCTTTATTGTCTTGTACCCCGATGCGCCTGATAGCGGAGGGTGCTGGGATGTCCATAGTACCCAGACACTTACTCATAACGCCGGCGGAGACTCTCTCGGGATCGCCAGCGGTATCCGGTATCTGATCAGCCAGTATAACGTTGATACCAACAAGGTCTTTGCTACCGGCTCATCGTCTGGAGCGATGATGACCAACGTCCTCGCGGGTGCTTATCCTGACTTGATCCGCGCCGGTGCTGCATTCGCGGGCGTCCCGTACGGTTGTTTCGCTGGTGCGGGCATGTGGAATAGCCAATGTGCTCAGGGCAAACTCATAAAGACTGCTCAACAATGGGGTGATCAGGCTCGGACCGGCTTCCCCGGCTATACTGGCCCTCGGCCCAAGATGCAGCTTTGGCATGGCTCCGCCGACACGACCCTCTACACTCAGAACTTTTACGAGGAGATCAAGCAATGGACAAACGTTTTTGGCGTTAGTCAGAatcccacttccaccactcaAAACTGGCCCCGTTCAGGCTGGACTAGGACAGACTATGGCCCTAATGTTCAAGCCGTCCTTGCCAGCGGCGTTACTCACGACCTCCCGATCCAGGCTAGCCAGGTTATTCAGTGGATGGGCTTGAACAACTAA
- a CDS encoding Reverse transcriptase (RNA-dependent DNA polymerase): MVPGETVFHHPPICHPSLDITATHPHNKAKHLGLQFFPQVNSPHVTLEPLGLKSTPQRPHQPITSAEVRSVLELTSNRSAPGAFGSNYQLLKWAFNASPDIFVRLFNLCLEIGYHPTALCNCIIAPIPKPNCANMSTPKNYHPIALLETLSKLLEKFGGKDITSCTDAGLCMVHNICTAWKSNKAASLLTLDVSGYFNNVDHACLIYTLDCLGYSNNICNWLQSYLSNRTAQFCIDGILCPHFQLLDVGIPQGSPLSPVLSLLYSIPLLLASIDLQAHLFAYIDNFTILAYSHSHQENINVITNVIKNINQVAIKLGLEFELPKSDLIHFICSPKTPHSNPSLTFSHSGTDTTISPKDVVRWLGFFLDRRLNFKEHIQTMAIKAKATLAGLQMLANSQNGLSVCHTRILFKASVTPILTYGLPLWFHGRRQLLLLEPLRKVQNQGLRWILGAFQTTPSRCMEHLASIPPLHIACLRIVENLARKLKPIPALAKVAHRLPLEWDLSTELQHNPKSPITFAASLSHPDIEFITPYLVHPSKPNTPWPKQLEIKHKSPAPLKKAATKIIQNKINKAKSNHLGYTVHGFSDGHAGTLNSIPKAGLGYIVKYSHKVLARNSHSIGPRANIYNAEMLGIAMCLNSAVRIAKQVQAKQIIIYCNNQAAVKAISSLHRHPAQYASRAFHQHTQQFLEKDTSHHITVKWLPGHTKINGNKLADEAAKGSKMLQPTPVFNRTITWARTRATKQAMSSWGKVWNKHILLRPDLGTYIPRPPALKLHPIFNQPTACFHPHIDPQCQCGKPSQTPKHMLMFCPETEKYRHIITDALPEHSWEEIFGTLLGLEAVSEFILKSGIRKCRDPPAAAQPL; encoded by the exons ATGGTACCAGGGGAAACAGTGTTCCATCATCCCCCCATCTGTCACCCATCTCTAGACATCACAGCCACACACCCACACAACAAAGCTAAACACCTAGGCCTACAATTCTTCCCACAAGTCAACTCCCCTCACGTGACGTTAGAACCACTTGGCCTCAAGAGCACCCCACAAAGGCCACACCAACCCATTACCTCAGCAGAAGTCAGATCCGTGCTTGAACTCACATCCAACCGTTCTGCCCCAGGCGCTTTTGGATCCAACTACCAACTACTCAAGTGGGCCTTCAACGCCTCCCCAGATATCTTTGTCAGACTATTCAACCTATGTCTAGAGATTGGTTATCACCCCACCGCCCTTTGTAATTGTATCATTGCCCCCATCCCCAAACCCAACTGCGCCAACATGTCCACCCCTAAGAACTACCATCCTATTGCCTTACTAGAGACACTATCCAAATTACTTGAGAAA TTTGGAGGCAAGGACATCACCTCCTGTACAGATGCTGGGTTATGCATGGTACACAACATCTGCACAGCATGGAAGTCCAACAAGGCAGCATCCCTATTGACGTTAGACGTGTCAGGCTACTTCAACAACGTTGACCATGCTTGTCTGATCTACACCCTAGATTGCCTTGGTTACTCAAATAACATTTGCAATTGGCTGCAATCTTACCTAAGCAACCGCACAGCCCAATTTTGCATTGATGGCATTCTATGCCCACACTTCCAACTGCTGGACGTTGGCATCCCCCAGGGCTCCCCACTATCCCCTGTCCTATCTTTGCTATACTCCATCCCTCTTCTCCTTGCTTCCATAGATCTTCAAGCTCACTTGTTTGCTTACATAGACAATTTCACAATCCTTGCCTACAGTCATTCACATCAAGAAAACATCAATGTCATCACCAATGTCATCAAGAACATCAATCAAGTTGCTATCAAGCTAGGCCTAGAATTTGAATTACCTAAGTCTGACCTCATCCATTTCATTTGTTCTCCTAAAACTCCTCATTCCAATCCATCACTAACCTTTTCCCACTCCGGTACAGATACTACCATCAGTCCAAAAGATGTTGTTAGATGGCTGGGATTCTTTCTGGACAGGAGGCTCAATTTCAAGGAGCACATCCAAACCATGGCCATCAAAGCCAAAGCCACCCTGGCTGGTTTGCAAATGCTAGCCAACTCCCAGAATGGACTCTCAGTATGTCACACACGCATCTTGTTTAAGGCTAGTGTCACCCCAATCTTGACCTATGGGCTCCCTCTGTGGTTTCATGGGCGTAGGCAATTGTTGTTGCTTGAACCACTTAGGAAAGTCCAGAATCAAGGTTTGAGGTGGATACTTGGTGCCTTCCAAACCACTCCTTCCAGATGCATGGAACACCTTGCTTCCATACCCCCCCTTCACATTGCCTGCCTTAGAATTGTTGAGAACCTTGCTAGAAAACTCAAACCCATACCTGCACTTGCCAAAGTTGCGCATAGACTACCGCTGGAATGGGACTTGTCCACAGAGCTCCAACACAATCCCAAATCCCCCATTACCTTTGCGGCGTCACTCTCACACCCAGACATTGAGTTCATCACACCGTACCTTGTTCACCCATCCAAACCCAACACACCTTGGCCCAAGCAGCTAGAAATCAAACACAAGTCACCCGCCCCCTTGAAGAAAGCTGCCACCAAGATCATCCAGAACAAAATCAACAAAGCCAAAAGCAACCACCTGGGATACACTGTCCATGGGTTCTCAGACGGGCATGCTGGAACCCTCAACAGCATCCCCAAGGCCGGCCTAGGCTACATTGTCAAATACAGTCATAAAGTCCTAGCAAGGAACTCACACAGCATTGGCCCCAGAGCCAACATATACAACGCTGAAATGTTAGGGATTGCCATGTGCCTTAACAGTGCAGTCCGCATAGCCAAGCAGGTTCAGGCAAAGCAAATCATCATATATTGCAACAACCAGGCAGCTGTCAAAGCCATATCATCATTACACAGACACCCCGCCCAATACGCATCAAGAGCATTCCATCAACACACCCAGCAGTTCCTGGAAAAAGACACATCCCACCACATCACCGTCAAGTGGCTACCAGGACACACCAAAATCAATGGAAACAAACTTGCAGATGAAGCAGCAAAGGGGAGCAAGATGCTCCAACCCACCCCTGTATTCAACAGAACCATAACATGGGCAAGAACTAGAGCCACAAAACAAGCCATGTCAAGCTGGGGCAAAGTCTGGAACAAACACATCCTATTGCGTCCAGACTTGGGCACTTACATACCACGCCCACCCGCCCTGAAACTACACCCCATATTCAACCAACCCAC CGCTTGCTTCCACCCTCATATTGACCCACAATGCCAATGTGGCAAACCATCACAAACGCCCAAGCACATGCTCATGTTCTGTCCAGAAACGGAAAAATACAGGCACATCATCACTGACGCATTGCCTGAGCACTCCTGGGAGGAGATCTTTGGAACACTGCTGGGACTGGAGGCAGTATCTGAGTTCATACTGAAGTCAGGAATCAGAAAGTGTAGAGATCCGCCGGCTGCCGCTCAACCTCTGTAG